Below is a genomic region from Triticum dicoccoides isolate Atlit2015 ecotype Zavitan chromosome 5A, WEW_v2.0, whole genome shotgun sequence.
atggcggtttaccaatttatgagaagatgttgaagatgaagtttttgctaaaggattgacatgaacccgttcaaatcaatctggggcctaatgttgggaatattacTGCTGGGTGTAAACcgacctatctgggccgggtcaacttcatcagtagttcaagagtgctaaagcccaagaagacagacaaGGGCCTAAGGCCCGTGGTCGGTTttagacttgtagctgtaaaccggcatttgtatataaacttgtattgtaagttaggaataaggagagaccaacccggatacgaatatggaccggtgttgggactctgtgaaccgacgggcgtcacccgtgtatataaggggacgacccggcggcggttcaaggacaacagacaacaactcgagacataggcgaagcttgtttgctccctagacatcgaaaccccatcaattccatcacaactagacgtaggcttttaccttcattgaaggggccgaactagtataaactctcttgcgtccctgtgtccgctttaaccccttcaagctaacccgtcgcgatggctccacgactaagtcctttatctaggacatctgccgtgacaaaaccacgacacggtgcatcaaggacataattcttctgtgtagcaatgaggataatcctcagatcactgatccaatccgcatcattgctactaacatctttcaacttagtttttatctaggaacatatcaaaataaactgggaagctatgtgcgagctattgatctacaacatagatatgcaaatactataaggactaaattcatgataaatttaagtttaattaatcatattacttaagaactgccacttagatagacatccctctagtcatctaaatgatcacgtgatccaaatcaactaaaccatgtctgatcatcacgtgagatggagtagttttgaatggtgaacatcattatgttgatcatatctactatatgattcacgctcgaccttttggtctccagtgttctaaggccatatctgcatatgctaggctcatcaagtttaacccgagtatttctcgtgtgcaaaactggcttgcacccgttgtatgtgaacgtagagcttatcacacccgatcatcacgtggtgtctctggacgacgaactttggcaacggtgcgtactcagggagaacacttgtaccttgaaacttagtgagagatcatcttataatattaccgtcgaactaagcaaaataatatgcataaaggataaacatcacatgcaatcaaaatatgtgacatgatatggccatgatcatcttgcgcctttgatctccatctccaaagtaccgtcatgatctctgtcgtcaccggcatgacaccatgatctccatcatcttgatctctatcaatgtctcatcatatggtcgtcttgccaactattgctcttgcaactattgctaccgcatagcgataaagtaaagcaattgtatggcgcttgcatcttatgcaataaagaaacaaccataaggcttctgccagttgccgataactttaacaaaacatgagtatctcatacaacaatttatatctcatcacgtcttgaccatatcacatcacaacatgccctgcaaaaacaagttaggcgtcctctactttgttgttgcaagttttacgtggctgctacaggctgagcaagaaccattcttacctacgcatcaaaaaccacaacgcggtatagtgattgctttttgatcttcagaaagaactttgttcattgaatctgattcaactaaagctggagaaacagacacccactagccacctgtgtgcgaagcacgtcggtagaaccagtctcgcgtaagcgtacgcgtaatgtcggtctgggccgcttcatccaacaatgccgctgaatcaagaatcaactagtgacgtcaagcaatatgtatatacccacgcccacaactcctttctgttctactcgtgcatataacatctatgcataaacctggctctgatgccactgttggggaacgtagtaatttcaaaaaattcctacacacaggcaagatcatggtgatgcatagcaacgagaggggagagtatgtctacgtaccctcgtagactgaaagctgaagcatttatcaacgcggttgatgtagtcgtacaccttcacgatccgtcccgatcaagtaccgagcgtacggcacctccgtgttcagcacatgttcagctcgatgacgtccttgccttcttgatccaggaagaggggcgaagtagtagatgagttccggcaacacaacggcgtggtgacggtgttggtgaagaacaatcttcgcagggcttcgcctaagcactatgaaaactattacagaggataaactagagggggtggggttgccggcacacggcttggtgtttcttgatgtgtcttgggtgctagccctacccctctatttatatgttgagccttggggtcgaaacttggagtaaaagcctccacaaagttggtttcacctaaaaggcaagagtccttctcggactccagggccagacgccagggttcccggcgtttggcccctggactccgcaaaacttccttttgcgctttccaaaaaccttgtggtctttcccctttggcccaaataaagtgttctcgtacccaaacatttcgggaaacatccggaaccccttccggtaaattctggaacccttccggagaccaaacactattatcccatatatcaaactttatctccggaccattccggagttcctcgtcatgtccgcgatcttatacggaactccgaacaacattcggttaccaacatacataactcataaataatatatcgtcaacgaacgttaagcgtgcggaccctacgggttcgagaactatgtagacatgaccgagacacttctctggtcaataaccaatagcggaacctggatgcccatattggttcctacatattctacgaagatctttatcggtcgaaccgcataataacatacgttgttccctttgtcatcggtatgttacttgcccgagattcgatcgtcggtatctcaatacctagttcaatctcgttaccggcaagtctctttactcgtttcgtaatgcatcatcccgcaactaactcattagttacattgcttgcaaggcttataatgatgtgcattaccgagagggcccagagatacctctccgacaatcagagtgacaaatcctattctctatctatgccaactcaacgaacaccatcggagacacctgtagagcacctttataatcacctagttacattgtgatgtttggtagcacacaaagtgttcttccagtaatcgggagttgcataatctcatagtcataggaacatgtataaatcatgaagaaagcaatagcaacaaactaaacgatcatcatgctaagctaacggatgggtcaagtcaatcacatcattctgtaatgatgtgatcccgttaatcaaatgacaactcatctctatggttaggaaacataaccatcattgattcaacgagctagtcaagtagaggcaaactagtgacactatgtttgtctatgtattcacacatgtactaagtttccagttaatacaattgtagcatgaataataaacatttatcatgatataaggaaatataaataacaactttattattacctctagggcatatttccttcagggggtaAGTTGGAAGCGAAAGATACATGGGTTGGGCCCAACTTGTGCTCGTAGGCATGCCTCAGAGGGTCCGAGCGCTCAGAGGTTCCAGAGTGACTTCGTGGGGGTCTGAGGGAAGACGGGGGGCTCCACGGTTTGGCTCGGAGGCACCTCGAAGGCTCTGAGCAGGCTTTGAGTTGTGCCGAAAATGTTGTAGCGAGGCTCCAAGGCTCGGAGAATGCTCTGAGTTGCTCCTTCTCCTTTGACTGCCCTTGCCCTCGATGCTCTGGTGTCGCGTTCCCTTCTCCACTTCCATGCTCCCCTCTTTGACGATGTAGTCAAACTcttgcgcttgcactcctcctcggcaTGTGTGATGCTCTCAAACCTGTACATGCACAAGGGAAGCGTGGAAAGTAGTACACCATCGTTGAAAGAGCCAAGTATAcccgtaaaggagaagattcacctataTGTGTATGATGCGTGTGTCTCTTGACGATGAGCCACTTGCCATGGTGATGTTCGTAGGATGCTTCGCATCATGAAGGTGGTGTAGTTGACATAGTCATTCGTCATCGTTGAGGAAGTAGTTGACCAAATATAAGAAGTCGTGCCGATGAGCTCCCCAAAAACTTTATTGCCCCTCACCCATGCAAGTTCACAAGAGGTGATTCCATAGGTATGCTCTTTCACGCACACAGTCATCAGATGGGGAAATTCGAGAGCACCATAGCGAAAGTAAAACAATGACAGTGGTGCGTATGCGTGGAGACATGAGCATTTTGATGGTTCACGGCTATGGTTTCCTTTCTCCGCCTTCAATGACTTGACTCGATAGATTAGATTAATTATCCAACAGAAAAAATAAAACAGGTCCCCACGATGTGGAGGCATCGAGCTCTTGCAAGGGGAAGGTGCCATCGCCATCTTCTCTGACGACGTGAAATAGCTCCTTCTAGCTAATTAGGCTATAGTTCTAGCTAACTAAGTTCTAGTTCTAGATAATTATACCCCGGCTTTAGTTAATTATGCAATGGATGTAGACTATGCACTATTTAGTTCACTTGCGCAATGTGATGTTCGATTATGCATTGTGATGTCCAATTACGCAATGTGGCTATTCTTAAAATCAAAACCAAATATAGTTCAAGGGGGCAGGGGCAAGGAGTGCCATTAGAAACTAAATTATGTATGTGCTTCCAAAGATCCAAGAGAACAGCACCACAAATAGCATTAGTAGCACCAAGTATTTTTACGAGCAACCCAAAGAGAGGTGATAGGTTCTAAACTATCTCATGGTTGCCTTCCTAATAAGATGCTAACTTCATGAAAAATGTTTAGTGCAACAAGATAAACAAAATTAAGTTTTTGTATACTTTCAAGTTTAGAGCAGAATACACAATCTTCAGGTTTTCTCATATTTTAATTTTTTAGGTTATCTCTAGTAATGATTTTGTTATATGAGACGAGCCACAAAAATATGTGTATTATCGGTGGGACCTATTTCCACACAACATGAATATACACATGAGTAACACCCCTGAAATTGATAACAACATATATAAGACTAGTTTAATACATATTAGAATTCTCATATTCCCATATTACAGAGTCACTATCTCTAGTCAAAGAGATGTTCCAAGCTATGGCTTCAATCTCAAGCCAAATGTTTCATCATCTCGGCAGTAAAGATTCTCCTAAAAGAGAGCATTGATCCGCTCCCATCGCAAATTTTCCTAATGGGCTTACCATATTATCTACAAATGCCATAATTATGCCAGTACTGAATAGACATGTGGGAGGATCCAAATCAAGTAGCTTTCCAAAACGTAATTTTATTTCCATCTCCTACCATCCACCTATAACCAAATTTCACAGCCCTAGTTGCCCATAGGACCCCTTTCCAAAAGTTGGAGGGCCCTAGAGGGTCTTAGAAAGTATTAGAGTTTAGCTTATATTTAGTATCAACAATCTTCTTTCAGATCTTCCCTCTCCATGTATATATCTTTTAAACCAAGACTCTACAAGACAAATGGATCTTTCCCTGTAGCAACTAATTTCTAGTTGGTCAAATGGATCTTCCTATGCCCCTCAAATCATTCCGGGGGCAATTAGACATTTGAGTGTTTATGAGATCCACATCCCATTTGGGGAATTTAAATAAAGAGACTAGGTAAATAGGAATACTGGCTAGACATGTTGTGATTAGAGTGAACCTAGCAGCATAGGAATTAGTTTTCCCCTCCATCCAACTATTGTGCTCAAGGTCTTGTCTATTAGTGCTTGTAAATCACTCCTAGAAAGCTTATCATAATGTAAAGGTATCCCAAAATACTTAATTGGAAAAGCCCGAATAGGACGCACATTTTTTTTATaaagggtgaattttattggctcaaaatgaagcatcaagaggatAAAAATACAATGAGGACACGTTGTctctgcataattaggatgcacaTAGCCAACACTAACGCACACACATAAAAACATGccaacaaatagcaaagtcatataagaccaaaactATAAGCAAGCGAGAGAAAAAACAAAACGATCAAATCCACTATCAGCAAACTACACCAATGACCATATCCACACCAACAATCTCATGACACCACATAAATGAGGCTCTTCAAcaacaacgccttcaagaagggagcgacGCTCGATCGCCACCGTCGCTGGATCCAACCACTCAAGGTCAGAATCGAGATTTTCACCCCGAAGAACTAGTTCAAGTGTATCCGAGCAATGCCTTTAAAAAGGTAACGACGTAAAAATGTCATCATTGTTAGGCATAACTAATTCAGGTCATGTAGGCTTTCACCCTGAAGCTCAAGACCGGGTGCTCGAGtagcaccaccatcaagtcactcATGTGTTGTCGCCACTACTTTTCCGCAATCCCAGTAGCTACATGATGTGTGTAACCGTCGCCGCTGCGCACCAGCCGTCATCCATAGTTTGCAGCTCACCACCAAAGTCAACCACCGGATCTGTAGGGTGAAACCTCCACGAAGACCTTTcggcggccaccgcatcccagcatGAGAGGGAGCCCATGTTGCCATCGCATCCACAAGGAGGCCGTGCTCGGGGCGAGATGACCTAGCCGTCAACGAGGCCCAGCAAGTAGTGACGCGTCGGATCTGGGCATAGCAGCCGGCAACCACCGCATCCCAGCATGAGAGGGAGCCCATGTTGCCACCCAATCTACAACAGGAGAAGCGGAGAGTCCAACCGGTTCAAGAGGTGTATGGGCGGCGCCGCCAAAGGATGAACCCCGCGGGCGGCTGTTACCGGATATATCTCACTTTGACCCATATTCAGAGGGGTCATCTCACTTTTATAATAGTTTATTCCCATCCCTGTAAGTTGCTCAAAGCAGGTAAGGATCCATTTGAGATTAGTAGCTAACCCAGGGTCACTATCTACAAACATGATagtatcatgaacatattgcaaaccaacCACCCCTCCAAGGTGGATAGATAGGCATAGGCCTTTGAACATGTTGTCTACAATTTTGGGAAGCATCCTAGTGAGGACATCGACAACTATGTTGAACAGCCGGGGTGCAGAGAATCACCCTGCCTGAAGCCCTTACCATTAAGGAGGAACTCACTCTCTACATTGCTCAGTTTGACACATACAAAACCACTATGAGTGGTTTTCAAACCAAGTCCAACCATCTTTTGTTGAATCCTCTAAGCTGAAGAGGTTTGTTGAAACAAAAATCTACCTTATGAACAGCTTTGCTTTTCGTTTAAGCACTACTCATTTCTCAGATTTAACCAGGGAGTGAATGACTTCATGTGTTGTGACCACACTCAAGAATATATCTACCTTATATGAAGGCAAACTGGTTGTTAGATACAAATCTATTGGTCAGAACTTCAGTAAAAATCTTTttaacgaaaaagggtttccccccgctttgtattccaaagcaaccaaccgatacatccaaggataggtgctggggcggaagcagcacaggcacacccaaaagaaacgaaagagaaacaacaagagaaaagaatgccgacaacggcggatcgacGGAAACGAAGAAGCTTCACGACCACTGCGCCCACCGAAGATCTCCCACCAAGCTCCAAGGCTCCGAAGCACCGGCACCaatcagcacctccaagaaggaccgcgacgaagacgacgctgctgccaagggtttcccccggtacacgacgaggcgagaggaaaGGTCGCAATTTTATTAAAAGGCTAATAGGCCTAAATTTCTTCATGGTTGTTGCAGCGGGTTCCTTGAGGATAGGTAACGAAATTTAGGTAGTACACTTTACCGTTTTGTTTCCTACACATAGTAGAGTACCACGGAGTGAAATGCCTTGACTAGTGATGGTAAGCTTGACGAGTCACTGGTGTGGTGGCTTGCATGCACAAGTCTAGCCAAGGATCCAATTTAAATCCCACACAGTAGCGCTAGGGTGCAGCAGTACGTACACCTCTAGTTCGTCCTTCCTTTAAGGCGTGGTGGGGCGGGGTCGGTTTCTATGATTCATGTGATGTCGTTGACAGAAAGAGAAAGCAAGCATTGCATGTAGATCGACTGGAGCTACAGAAAGTGAAAGTAAATCATCAGCGTCAGAGAGCTATAGAGTTAGACGATGGATAGCAAGTGAAAAGGAGCTCACTCCCCTTCATCGTCTCCCTCCTATATATacggagagagagagtgagagatcaTCAGACAGTGTGCTGCCAGAAGCCAGCTGCAGGCACGAGTGAGAAACACGATCGAGCTGCCAAAAGGAGAAGGTGATCGGTCGATCATGGGGAGGCCGCCGTGCTGCGACAAGGTGGGCGTGAAGAAGGGGCCGTGGACGCCGGAGGAGGACATCATCCTGGTGTCCTACATCCAGGAGAACGGCCCGGGGAACTGGCGGGCGGTGCCCATCAACACCGGCCTCATGCGCTGCAGCAAGAGCTGCCGCCTCCGCTGGACCAACTACCTCCGCCCCGGCATCCGCCGCGGCAACTTCACCACGCACGAGGAAGGCATCATCGTCCACCTCCAGTCCCTCCTTGGCAACAGGTAACCAACTAGGCCGTCCAGCGATGACCGTCGAGGTTGGCCATGGCGGCCGCCCGTGCATGCATGGTGATATGCATGATCTAATAACAACTCTTCTTTGGGTTTGGGGGGAATGCAGATGGGCCGCGATCGCGTCTTACCTGCCACAGAGAACGGACAACGACATCAAGAACTACTGGAACACGCACCTCAAGAAGAAGCTCAAGAAGCAGCAGGCCATGGGCGCCAtcttcgcgccgccgccgccgccctccagcTCCGCCGAGACAGCCGCCAACCTCCCCGCTGCCGTCCATCTCGACAACCACCACCACCGATACCACCATGACGCGATCGCCGCCTCCAGCTCCACGGTCGACCACGGCTGCTACAGCAACCCGGAGGTCACCCAGCATACGACGATCACCATGCGCCGCTCGCCATTCGCCGACGTCGCCGCCGACTGCTCCTCGTCGTCCTACGCCTCCAGCATGGACAACATATCCAGGCTCCTCGGCGGTTTCATGAAGAGCTCCCCGCCCACCGCCACCGACGTCAAACCCAACATAGCCGTGGTCACCGACCCTTTCATGTCCTTCGACCGCATATCCGGCACCGGCGCCGAGCTGGCTTTCGTCCCCGGcgttcagcagctgcagcagcagccGGTGTTAATGGGGGGCATCAGCTATGATGACGAGGCCAccagacagcagcagcagcagctccatcATCAGCTGCCACTGTGTTCGATCGAGAAGTGGCTTCTCGACGAGGCGGCAGAGCAGGTCGCTGACCTCATGGAGCTCTCCGACGGTGGCTGCTCCTCCCTGCCATTGCTGTACTAGCCAGTACTGTGGTACTAGCTGGAAAAGGCAAACCAACGAACCAATGTCACTTTCCAGATACATAGTTAATCGTTTCTACAGTCAATTACATGCATACACATCCATATATGTATAATAGATAAGCTAAGTAATTTCTGTTAATTACATGTTCTAGCTAGCTTCTTGGAGATCGCTATGATGACACCATCAagttaactagagagagagagagagagagagagagagagagagagagaaagaagttAATTAGAGAGACGTTTACTAATGGTGCATATTTACACTGGGATGGGATGATGAGAAGAAGGCCAGGTGGCCAGAAGGAACAAGACAGTAACAGGAATTCAATAACGGGCGCGACGTGATGTATGATCTGATCTGCAAGCATGATGCGACTAAGGGTTGTCATGTCTGTTCTTGAATGTAGTTTTTTGTGGGGGGAATTATTTTTGTTTCTGGGTTATAAGTACAAGCTAGCTGAAGTGTTTCAGCTTAGCTTACCCGGTGTTAAATTGTACGGAGTATGAACATAAGTTAGTGAAGCCTTCTGTTTTTGTCTTGATTCTAGTTGATTGATTCTGCAACGACTTNNNNNNNNNNNNNNNNNNNNNNNNNNNNNNNNNNNNNNNNNNNNNNNNNNNNNNNNNNNNNNNNNNNNNNNNNNNNNNNNNNNNNNNNNNNNNNNNNNNNNNNNNNNNNNNNNNNNNNNNNNNNNNNNNNNNNNNNNNNNNNNNNNNNNNNNNNNNNNNNNNNNNNNNNNNNNNNNNNNNNNNNNNNNNNNNNNNNNNNNNNNNNNNNNNNNNNNNNNNNNNNNNNNNNNNNNNNNNNNNNNNNNNNNNNNNNNNNNNNNNNNNNNNNNNNNNNNNNNNNNNNNNNNNNNNNNNNNNNNNNNNNNNNNNNNNNNNNNNNNNNNNNNTGTCGGCAAGGCAGATGGTCCCTGATCACATTCACTGCAAAAGAAAATGATCACACtcgctgcaaaagaagaaaacaactCCCAGATTATAACAAAAAaataatacttcctccgtcccacaGTATAAGATGTTTTTACAAGCTACGTTAACTTGCAAAAACGTCGTATATTACGGGACGGTGGGGTAACACATAGCCTTTTCAGCCCGGATTATTTGGGGAAAAGATGAAGCATTTCTCAATGCATGGTTAGTTATTTAACTATCTGCTTCCAAAAGAAAACTACACGGATTTAAAAGCTATTAACCGAGCAAGTATCTTTCAGGAAAGATACCGATATATTTTGCACAAGAATTAACAATGATTGCTCCTGGCTAGTCATCAACGTCGCTTGAAATGCTCTGTTAGCTTGTAGTACATCAGGTAAAGCAACAGCCAGTACGGCAGAGCATGGTCATGAATATCCAGGAAAGAGATGATCAATTACATGATTAAGACATGGTCTGTGGGGTGTCCCTGGATCTCCGTTGTGCGTCCCTTCCGTGTCATGTGCACACCCTCCTCCACAGTAGTTACTCGCTAAACGCTACTACTTTGGCCACTAGTTTCTATCTTACATGTTGTGAAATGACTTCTGAAGACAAGTTTCTGCATATGATTATTAAATATTTATTCCGAATATTTTTTGTCAGATTTTCAAAAGTTTGATTTCATTTATGGAGCAACAACTTTTGACAAAATTAGAGGGAGTACAATGCGATGTAAAAAAAAATGCAAGTATCACACCTGCATTTGGATGCAGTCTTAGATCAGAGGGTGCACTTTTTTCGAGAACAGGCGCTTTTATTAAACTCAAAATGTATCGAAAAAAAGATCAGAGAGTGAAATGGCCTGGCTGAGTGATGAATTTTGCTTGTTCAAAGCCTAGCTAGACTGGGTAATCTCAACTAGTCAACTGCAGCACCCTCACGGCCTCACCTTACCCAGCTAGCCCGGTCCAGGCATCCAGCTATATCTTTCCCATCAGCTCAGGCTGGACCAGTATCGAACTATCAGCAGGACCAAGCAAAGACTTTTCCTGGCCCAAGCAGGGATGCAAAAACAGGCGA
It encodes:
- the LOC119300901 gene encoding transcription factor MYB60-like; translated protein: MGRPPCCDKVGVKKGPWTPEEDIILVSYIQENGPGNWRAVPINTGLMRCSKSCRLRWTNYLRPGIRRGNFTTHEEGIIVHLQSLLGNRWAAIASYLPQRTDNDIKNYWNTHLKKKLKKQQAMGAIFAPPPPPSSSAETAANLPAAVHLDNHHHRYHHDAIAASSSTVDHGCYSNPEVTQHTTITMRRSPFADVAADCSSSSYASSMDNISRLLGGFMKSSPPTATDVKPNIAVVTDPFMSFDRISGTGAELAFVPGVQQLQQQPVLMGGISYDDEATRQQQQQLHHQLPLCSIEKWLLDEAAEQVADLMELSDGGCSSLPLLY